From Pirellulales bacterium, a single genomic window includes:
- a CDS encoding serine hydrolase domain-containing protein produces MLRRPTVLCIAILFLSLEIVPTPARAVVVPDGAIDKIDAIVAKGLDKTIASYAVGVMKDGRLVLARGYGYADVENGVPATAETVYRLGSITKQFTSMAIMQLAEAGKLSVDDELTKFLPDYPAQDHKVTIQHLLNHTSGIKSYTSLPNFFRTARQDLSHDEMLALFKEQPFDFSPGEKMQYNNSGYYLLGMVIEKASGQKYGDYLADHIFKPLGMHATRYGDTRPVIPRRAMAYKRERGQLINDDPISMTVPGAAGALVSNVLDLLKWHQALEAGEFISAASYEAMYRPTTLPDGKVQKYGYGWGLADMAGHRKLSHGGGINGFSTMIGRYPDDRLAVIVLANTAGAPAGGIESRIAKVMLGIEEQPIQDLPTDEALLRPLAGTYEFDGNKWTITIDEGKLYAQSGRLVVDRLKYQGNLKFASSINEEVRLTFQVVDGRCVSVEVVTPDQTLTATRTEP; encoded by the coding sequence ATGCTTCGACGCCCGACCGTGCTTTGCATCGCAATTCTTTTCTTGTCGCTGGAGATTGTGCCGACGCCGGCTCGCGCCGTGGTCGTGCCGGATGGCGCGATCGACAAGATCGACGCGATCGTCGCGAAGGGGCTAGACAAGACGATCGCGTCCTACGCGGTCGGCGTGATGAAGGATGGCCGCCTGGTGCTCGCTCGAGGTTACGGCTATGCCGACGTCGAGAACGGCGTGCCGGCCACGGCCGAAACCGTCTATCGGTTGGGCTCGATCACCAAGCAGTTCACCTCGATGGCCATCATGCAACTGGCCGAGGCGGGCAAGCTGTCGGTCGATGACGAGTTGACGAAATTCCTGCCCGACTATCCCGCGCAGGATCACAAGGTCACAATCCAACATTTGCTCAATCACACGTCAGGAATCAAGAGCTACACGAGCCTACCAAATTTCTTCCGCACGGCGCGCCAGGATTTGTCGCATGACGAGATGCTCGCCCTGTTCAAGGAGCAGCCGTTCGATTTCTCTCCGGGCGAAAAGATGCAATACAACAACTCCGGCTATTACCTGCTGGGGATGGTGATCGAAAAGGCGAGCGGCCAGAAATACGGCGACTACCTGGCGGATCACATCTTCAAACCGTTGGGCATGCACGCCACGCGCTATGGCGACACACGCCCGGTAATCCCTCGTCGGGCCATGGCGTACAAGCGCGAACGCGGCCAACTGATTAACGACGACCCGATCAGCATGACCGTGCCGGGCGCGGCCGGGGCACTGGTTTCGAATGTCCTCGATCTGCTGAAATGGCATCAGGCGCTCGAGGCCGGAGAATTTATCTCCGCCGCGTCTTACGAGGCGATGTATCGCCCCACGACGTTGCCGGACGGCAAGGTACAAAAGTACGGCTATGGGTGGGGGCTCGCCGACATGGCTGGGCATCGCAAGCTGAGTCACGGTGGCGGCATCAACGGCTTTTCGACCATGATTGGCCGTTACCCGGACGACCGGCTGGCCGTGATCGTGCTGGCCAATACGGCGGGCGCGCCGGCCGGAGGGATCGAAAGTCGTATCGCCAAGGTTATGCTGGGAATTGAAGAACAACCGATCCAGGACCTGCCAACGGACGAGGCCTTGCTACGCCCGCTGGCCGGCACTTACGAGTTTGATGGCAACAAGTGGACAATCACGATCGACGAGGGGAAGCTTTACGCGCAGTCAGGTCGCTTGGTCGTCGATCGCCTGAAGTACCAGGGAAATCTGAAGTTTGCTTCGTCGATCAACGAGGAAGTGCGCTTAACATTTCAAGTCGTAGATGGCCGGTGCGTATCGGTCGAGGTCGTCACGCCCGACCAGACGTTGACCGCCACGCGAACCGAGCCGTAA
- a CDS encoding sigma 54-interacting transcriptional regulator translates to MALRTVAADLVRLLDATAGPVYVLDDSRRILFINDACAAWVGCSAGELVGHESRYHSSAEVTGPAAIAAALSPPPEVWTGQRATAVVSPPGEENAVAARQVEFLPLGSDALDLAGVIAIASPHQVESDRALQDESNNAESTPRELHHRLAEWRRKLAGQYHADRLVGDSPALRQVRKQIELAAASSASVSIVGPPGSGRQHVARAIHYGRAALGAGPLVPLACPLLAVSLLESTWRALSRATAAAGRYATLLLSEVEDLADDVQEQLARDLVAGAPFRIVAISREPLTALAEARKFRADLACALATIEIRIPSLSERRDDLPLLAQMFVEEQNRQGTRQLAGLAPEALDRLALYSWPGNVDELDEVIATAYRTAEGPRIMAADLPAKIQYSLDAAARPRRAEEKIVLEEFLGRIEEELIRRAMTRAKGNKTKAASLLGMTRPRLYRRLVQLGLEEAEE, encoded by the coding sequence ATGGCACTTCGCACGGTTGCCGCTGATCTGGTTCGATTGCTCGACGCGACAGCCGGGCCGGTCTATGTGTTGGACGACTCGCGACGCATCCTGTTTATCAACGATGCTTGTGCCGCTTGGGTCGGCTGTTCAGCCGGCGAACTCGTTGGACATGAATCGCGTTATCACTCGAGCGCCGAAGTAACGGGCCCGGCCGCGATCGCGGCGGCCCTGTCACCGCCTCCCGAGGTGTGGACCGGTCAGCGAGCCACGGCCGTCGTCTCGCCCCCCGGCGAGGAAAACGCCGTAGCCGCACGGCAGGTCGAATTCTTGCCACTCGGCAGCGATGCACTCGACTTGGCCGGCGTGATCGCCATTGCCTCGCCGCACCAGGTCGAAAGCGATCGCGCTCTGCAGGACGAGTCCAATAATGCCGAATCGACACCGCGCGAACTTCACCATCGGTTGGCCGAATGGCGTCGCAAGCTGGCGGGGCAGTATCACGCCGATCGATTAGTCGGCGATTCGCCAGCCTTGCGACAGGTGCGCAAGCAGATCGAGTTGGCCGCAGCCAGTTCCGCCAGCGTGTCGATCGTCGGTCCGCCTGGCAGCGGGCGGCAGCACGTGGCTCGCGCCATTCATTATGGTCGCGCCGCGTTGGGTGCCGGTCCGCTGGTCCCGCTCGCGTGTCCGCTATTGGCGGTCAGCCTTTTGGAAAGCACCTGGCGAGCGTTGTCGCGTGCGACCGCCGCTGCCGGCCGGTACGCGACTCTGCTACTGTCCGAAGTGGAAGATCTGGCCGACGACGTCCAAGAGCAACTAGCGCGCGACCTGGTAGCAGGCGCGCCTTTCCGCATTGTTGCCATCTCGCGCGAGCCGCTCACGGCGCTAGCGGAGGCGAGAAAGTTTCGCGCGGATCTGGCCTGTGCCCTGGCGACCATCGAGATTCGCATTCCGTCGTTGTCCGAACGTCGGGATGATCTGCCGCTTCTAGCGCAGATGTTCGTCGAGGAGCAAAACCGGCAAGGCACCAGGCAACTCGCCGGGCTCGCGCCCGAGGCGCTCGATCGATTGGCACTTTATTCCTGGCCGGGGAACGTGGACGAGCTGGACGAAGTGATCGCCACCGCCTATCGGACGGCCGAGGGACCGCGCATCATGGCGGCGGACCTGCCAGCCAAGATTCAGTACTCGCTCGACGCCGCGGCCCGGCCGCGCCGGGCGGAAGAAAAGATTGTCCTGGAAGAATTCCTCGGGAGGATCGAAGAGGAATTGATCCGCCGCGCCATGACCCGCGCCAAGGGGAACAAGACCAAGGCGGCCAGTCTGCTGGGCATGACACGCCCTCGGTTGTACCGCCGGTTGGTGCAGTTGGGGCTGGAAGAGGCGGAAGAGTAG
- the aroH gene encoding chorismate mutase: protein MTDSNSPAVRCRGVRGATTADGNTREDILKATRQLLALMIRQNGIEPADLASAIFTTTVDLDAEFPALAARQLGWLDVALLCNHELDVPGSLRQCIRVLLHWNTAKPASDVVHVYIKGASVLRPDLCRLPPVDWDELESWIDEELAVQGKHRQERSQ, encoded by the coding sequence ATGACCGATTCGAATTCGCCAGCCGTTCGATGCCGGGGAGTGCGCGGCGCCACGACCGCCGACGGCAACACGCGCGAAGACATCCTGAAGGCAACGCGGCAGTTGCTGGCGCTGATGATCCGGCAGAACGGTATTGAGCCCGCGGACTTGGCCAGCGCCATATTCACAACCACGGTCGACCTGGATGCCGAGTTTCCGGCGCTCGCGGCCCGGCAGTTGGGCTGGTTGGACGTGGCGCTGCTGTGCAATCACGAGTTGGATGTGCCCGGCTCGTTGCGTCAATGCATTCGCGTGCTACTGCACTGGAACACGGCCAAGCCGGCCTCGGATGTCGTACACGTGTACATCAAAGGTGCGAGCGTTTTGCGCCCGGACCTGTGCCGATTGCCGCCGGTTGATTGGGACGAATTGGAAAGCTGGATCGACGAAGAGTTGGCCGTGCAGGGGAAGCATCGCCAGGAGCGGTCGCAGTGA
- a CDS encoding 3-oxoacyl-ACP reductase family protein, protein MQVDLAGKVAIVTGGAQGIGRAIVEQLTANGAAVALVDLAADAAQATAAELSSQGRRAAAFVADVSNERAMRDVAEQVVQQFGRIDILVNNAGINTVKDRVPLDEYHREDWDQILRVDLTGVFVVSQAIIPRLVAAGGGRIVNIASVAGLVPLRLQSAFVAAKAGVVNLTRSMALELAPRGILVNCVAPGSVLTQGTRALFYGADGAYSERAASLVSHIPVGRPGTPEEIAHAVLFLVAPEASYVNGAVLTVDGGWTAGYHREW, encoded by the coding sequence ATGCAAGTTGATCTGGCCGGTAAGGTGGCGATCGTCACCGGCGGCGCCCAGGGAATTGGCCGCGCCATCGTCGAACAGTTGACGGCCAACGGAGCCGCCGTGGCCTTGGTGGATCTGGCGGCCGATGCCGCGCAAGCCACGGCCGCGGAATTATCGTCGCAAGGGCGTCGTGCCGCAGCATTCGTGGCAGACGTTTCGAATGAGCGTGCGATGCGCGACGTCGCCGAGCAGGTCGTTCAGCAATTCGGACGGATCGACATCCTGGTGAATAACGCCGGCATCAACACGGTCAAGGATCGTGTTCCGCTCGACGAATACCACCGCGAGGATTGGGACCAGATTCTACGCGTCGATCTGACCGGCGTCTTTGTTGTCTCGCAGGCGATTATTCCGCGATTGGTTGCCGCCGGCGGCGGGCGGATCGTGAATATCGCCTCGGTCGCGGGTTTGGTGCCGCTACGGTTGCAGAGCGCGTTCGTCGCTGCCAAGGCGGGCGTGGTGAATCTGACACGCTCGATGGCGCTGGAACTGGCGCCGCGGGGGATCCTGGTTAACTGCGTCGCGCCCGGCTCGGTACTCACGCAGGGAACCCGCGCGCTGTTCTACGGCGCGGACGGAGCCTATTCGGAGCGCGCGGCGAGCCTCGTTTCGCATATTCCGGTGGGCCGGCCCGGCACACCGGAAGAGATTGCGCATGCCGTGTTGTTCCTGGTCGCTCCCGAGGCGAGCTATGTGAACGGTGCGGTACTGACGGTCGACGGCGGTTGGACAGCCGGTTATCACCGCGAGTGGTAG
- a CDS encoding cupin domain-containing protein: MMAEIKLYQGYPPNSGRIPKPATPVQPNIVTVKNGRPVKYPGCEGIGVRVVHPSNPDAPAQNFGQVVFFVPPHVVLPANSHESEESYYILRGRGVMTLAGKRVEVEPGMFIHLPPWCEHGIENTGDESLDVLITTSPPHP, from the coding sequence ATGATGGCCGAGATTAAACTTTATCAAGGTTATCCGCCCAATAGTGGCCGAATCCCCAAGCCCGCCACGCCGGTGCAGCCGAATATCGTGACCGTCAAGAACGGGCGTCCGGTGAAATATCCCGGCTGCGAGGGAATCGGGGTGCGCGTCGTGCATCCTTCGAATCCGGACGCTCCCGCGCAGAACTTCGGCCAGGTCGTGTTCTTCGTACCGCCCCATGTGGTGTTGCCGGCGAACAGCCACGAGAGCGAAGAGAGCTATTACATTTTGCGGGGCCGTGGCGTGATGACGCTGGCCGGAAAGCGCGTCGAAGTCGAGCCGGGCATGTTTATCCACCTGCCCCCTTGGTGCGAGCACGGCATCGAGAACACAGGGGACGAAAGCCTGGACGTGCTGATCACGACTTCGCCCCCGCATCCGTAA
- a CDS encoding Nramp family divalent metal transporter → MADTLTTPAAQPVHAQHAEQAPWPGSHDMPRWNVGPLVDAPHFTWRNWFAMLGPGLLMGGAAIGGGEWLMGPAVTARYGGALMWLATLSILGQVVYNLEISRYTLYSGEPIFTGKFRTLPGPRFWLFAYLLLDFGAVFPYLAANAAVPLAAVILGQIPVAADPWTTLHFFGGEVTLTQATLMQGLAYAIFLMSLLPLIFGGKIYNALKAVMTFKIVTVFGFLAFIALFFSTASTWREIGLGFLRFGTVPVHGGSADSVDNIFLSLLRGDGFPAIDLGTIGLLAAFAAIAGQGGLSNTPLSNYTRDQGWGMGYHVGAIPSVIGGRNISLSHVGMVFDVTPESMPRWRRWYRHLMRDQLFVWMPACFIGLALPSMLSVQFLARGTRADDWAAAGMTADGVRDHVSSSSWGPIYGNTFWYMTLFCGFLVLAPTMASTIDGIVRRWVDVFWTSSARLRQWETKRIRNLYFYVLSGYSVFGLAMLAWGKPVQLLIVASNILNFALGFSCFHVLAVNSLLLPPALRPRWFMRVALVLAGTFFLVLAVVQALKTIGVLQ, encoded by the coding sequence ATGGCGGATACGTTAACGACACCCGCAGCGCAGCCGGTACACGCACAACATGCCGAGCAGGCGCCGTGGCCTGGCTCGCACGATATGCCGCGTTGGAACGTCGGCCCCCTGGTCGATGCGCCCCATTTCACCTGGCGCAACTGGTTCGCAATGCTCGGCCCTGGCCTGTTGATGGGGGGCGCCGCGATCGGTGGTGGAGAGTGGTTGATGGGACCGGCCGTCACCGCGCGCTACGGCGGCGCGCTGATGTGGCTGGCCACGCTCAGCATTCTCGGCCAGGTGGTCTACAACCTCGAGATCAGCCGCTACACGCTCTACTCGGGCGAGCCGATTTTCACCGGCAAGTTCCGCACGCTGCCTGGCCCACGGTTCTGGCTGTTTGCCTACCTGCTGTTGGACTTCGGCGCCGTGTTTCCCTATTTGGCGGCCAACGCGGCCGTGCCCCTTGCGGCCGTGATACTGGGCCAGATACCCGTGGCGGCCGACCCCTGGACGACGCTGCACTTTTTCGGGGGAGAGGTCACGCTGACCCAGGCGACCTTGATGCAAGGCCTGGCGTACGCAATTTTCTTGATGTCGCTGTTGCCGCTGATCTTCGGTGGCAAGATCTACAACGCGCTAAAGGCCGTGATGACGTTCAAGATCGTCACGGTCTTTGGGTTTCTGGCGTTCATCGCGTTGTTCTTTTCCACGGCGTCGACATGGCGCGAAATCGGCCTAGGCTTTCTACGCTTTGGCACGGTGCCGGTGCATGGCGGCAGTGCCGATTCGGTCGATAACATCTTTCTGTCGCTGTTGCGCGGCGATGGTTTTCCGGCCATCGACCTGGGCACGATCGGACTGCTGGCCGCCTTTGCCGCGATCGCCGGGCAAGGCGGATTATCGAACACGCCGTTGAGCAATTACACGCGCGATCAAGGCTGGGGGATGGGCTACCACGTCGGCGCGATTCCCAGCGTCATCGGGGGGCGAAATATTTCCCTCTCGCACGTGGGCATGGTCTTCGATGTGACCCCCGAGTCTATGCCGCGCTGGCGGCGCTGGTACCGGCATTTAATGCGCGATCAGTTGTTCGTGTGGATGCCCGCCTGCTTTATAGGGCTAGCGCTACCCAGTATGTTGTCAGTGCAATTCCTGGCGCGCGGAACGCGCGCCGACGATTGGGCCGCGGCCGGCATGACCGCCGACGGCGTGCGCGATCACGTGTCGAGCAGCAGTTGGGGGCCGATCTATGGCAACACCTTCTGGTATATGACCCTGTTCTGCGGCTTTTTGGTGCTGGCGCCGACCATGGCCTCGACCATCGACGGCATCGTCCGGCGCTGGGTCGACGTTTTCTGGACGTCGAGCGCCCGGCTGCGGCAATGGGAAACCAAGCGAATTCGCAACTTGTATTTCTACGTCCTCAGCGGCTACTCGGTCTTCGGCTTGGCGATGCTGGCCTGGGGCAAGCCTGTGCAATTGCTGATCGTGGCCAGCAACATCTTGAATTTCGCCCTGGGCTTCAGTTGCTTCCATGTCCTGGCCGTGAATTCGTTGCTGCTGCCCCCTGCCTTGCGTCCACGGTGGTTCATGCGCGTGGCGCTGGTCTTGGCTGGCACCTTCTTCCTCGTGCTGGCCGTGGTGCAAGCCTTGAAAACTATCGGAGTGTTGCAGTAA
- a CDS encoding MFS transporter, whose protein sequence is MQSAKTPWYRELNRYHWFVLTVAALGWLFDTMDQQLFTLARKPAMQELLAVDPPADETSEQATARKAKFAKDVAEYGGYATSIFLIGWASGGLAFGVLGDRIGRAKTMLLTILIYSLFTGLSAFSRGFWDFAFYRFLTGLGVGGEFAVGVALVAEVMPDTARPYALGLLQALSAVGNITAALINIGLGQLQESGVLGDLVIFGTKLTAWRLMFVVGTVPALLALVIRRRLKEPERWQAVAVEGVAAKQLGSYGQLFGDARWRKNAIVGLCLAFSGVVGLWGIGFFAPDLVRSVFTQHFQSQGLSPAEVEAKLFLWTGINSVMQNIGGFFGIYVFSIVTHWIGRRISFAISFVAALLSTAFFFWYVGRLSDMFWMTPLMGFCQLALFGGYAIYFPELFPTRLRSTGVSFCYNVGRFIAAVGPFMLAKLTSEVFTKAHGYEREPMRYAGVVMCCVFLLGLAVLPFAPETKGRPLPE, encoded by the coding sequence ATGCAATCTGCGAAGACCCCCTGGTATCGCGAGCTGAACCGTTATCACTGGTTTGTGCTGACCGTGGCGGCCTTAGGTTGGCTGTTCGACACGATGGACCAGCAGTTGTTTACGCTGGCCCGCAAGCCCGCGATGCAAGAACTGCTGGCCGTGGATCCGCCGGCTGATGAAACGAGCGAACAGGCCACGGCACGGAAAGCGAAGTTTGCAAAAGATGTCGCCGAGTACGGCGGATACGCGACGTCGATCTTCTTGATCGGCTGGGCCAGCGGCGGACTCGCATTCGGCGTGCTGGGCGACCGAATCGGCCGCGCGAAGACGATGCTGCTGACGATTCTGATCTACTCGCTCTTTACGGGACTGAGCGCCTTCTCACGTGGCTTCTGGGATTTTGCCTTCTATCGCTTCCTGACAGGGCTCGGCGTCGGTGGAGAATTCGCCGTCGGCGTGGCGCTAGTCGCGGAGGTGATGCCCGACACGGCGCGCCCCTATGCGCTGGGATTGTTGCAGGCGCTGTCAGCCGTGGGAAATATCACAGCCGCGCTGATCAATATCGGGCTGGGCCAGTTGCAGGAATCTGGCGTGCTGGGAGACCTCGTGATCTTCGGCACAAAGCTGACCGCGTGGCGGCTGATGTTCGTTGTCGGCACGGTCCCCGCCTTACTGGCGCTTGTGATCCGCCGGCGATTGAAAGAGCCCGAACGCTGGCAGGCCGTGGCCGTCGAAGGTGTGGCCGCTAAGCAACTCGGGTCATACGGGCAATTATTCGGCGACGCCCGCTGGCGCAAGAATGCGATAGTTGGTTTGTGCCTGGCGTTTTCGGGCGTGGTTGGGCTATGGGGAATCGGCTTCTTCGCGCCGGACCTGGTGCGGTCCGTGTTCACGCAACATTTCCAATCGCAGGGACTGTCACCCGCCGAGGTCGAGGCCAAGCTGTTTCTGTGGACCGGCATCAACTCGGTCATGCAGAACATTGGCGGCTTCTTCGGCATCTACGTTTTCAGCATTGTCACCCATTGGATCGGCCGGCGCATTTCGTTCGCGATTTCGTTCGTGGCGGCACTTTTGAGCACCGCCTTTTTCTTCTGGTATGTCGGCCGGCTGAGCGACATGTTCTGGATGACGCCGCTGATGGGCTTCTGCCAGTTGGCACTCTTCGGTGGCTACGCGATCTATTTTCCCGAGCTGTTTCCTACGCGACTGCGCAGCACGGGCGTATCGTTCTGTTACAACGTCGGCCGATTCATCGCGGCCGTGGGGCCCTTTATGCTCGCCAAGCTGACCAGCGAAGTGTTCACCAAAGCCCATGGCTACGAGCGCGAGCCGATGCGATATGCGGGCGTGGTCATGTGCTGCGTCTTCCTGCTGGGCTTGGCCGTGCTGCCATTTGCGCCGGAGACGAAGGGCCGACCGTTGCCCGAGTAG
- a CDS encoding TolC family protein encodes MILSSRAQLVSAIRPCAPQRSVVWCCALLLTVFGVCSPARAQTPQPRLAPPQTFQAAQGALAPGAHVVRRLPPIETQQRPRDAAPAPFAFGPSGATAAIQNPPVRSATPAAAPPSGVPVTYQEEIPRPVMGALGPHAPSLTERLQIPAELPGTNVPPLWLPPLDQPERRLQAIDTLFPDLPPMPRLALPTDPRQLYSLTDLEQMAIANNPLIAQAEASITVAMGQAIQAGVYPNPIIGYEADTVGSAGTRNYQGVFGTQVIKTANKLGLARSVANVNVTNAQLAYRRARIDLMAQVKSAYFAVLVAQESVMINEALVRFTGEVYQIQDDKLKGGVITPYEPAQLRSLAVQARTALVQAQMNYVAAWKSLAVVLGMPGIPLARLEGSAEMPVPKLSYEAALARMLNVHPDLQAARFTQGQARIQQRLERVTPIPDINVYGTFQRDFTTPNVPRTTYNVQFGVPLPLWDRNRGNILSAQGNIIRTTEDIRRVEYDLTAQLVDAFTRFETSRIFLQYNREQILPDLTRAYRGVYIRYQQEGETARGKAGAVGFGDIIVAQQNLTGGLAAYVILLNNQWTAVADLARLLQVESISELNLGLGDAPAGANPSEQAPR; translated from the coding sequence GTGATTCTCAGCAGCCGTGCGCAACTTGTCAGTGCGATACGGCCGTGCGCTCCCCAGCGCTCGGTTGTGTGGTGCTGCGCATTGCTGCTGACGGTTTTCGGCGTATGTTCTCCCGCGCGGGCGCAAACGCCGCAGCCGAGACTCGCGCCTCCGCAGACATTCCAGGCCGCGCAGGGTGCTCTGGCACCGGGCGCGCACGTTGTGCGACGTTTGCCGCCGATCGAAACTCAGCAGCGTCCGAGGGACGCAGCGCCGGCTCCTTTCGCTTTTGGACCGTCCGGGGCGACGGCCGCGATACAGAATCCCCCGGTACGTAGCGCCACGCCTGCCGCTGCGCCGCCTAGCGGAGTGCCCGTCACGTATCAAGAAGAGATTCCACGTCCGGTCATGGGTGCCCTCGGCCCGCACGCGCCGTCGCTCACTGAGCGATTGCAGATTCCTGCGGAGTTGCCGGGCACCAACGTACCGCCGCTATGGTTGCCGCCGCTCGATCAACCCGAGCGCCGCTTGCAAGCCATCGATACTTTGTTCCCTGATCTTCCGCCGATGCCGCGGTTGGCGCTGCCGACAGATCCGCGTCAGCTGTATTCGCTGACGGATCTCGAACAGATGGCGATCGCCAACAATCCGCTGATCGCTCAGGCCGAGGCAAGCATCACCGTCGCGATGGGACAGGCCATTCAGGCGGGGGTCTATCCGAATCCGATCATCGGCTACGAAGCGGATACGGTCGGTTCGGCCGGTACGCGCAACTACCAAGGTGTTTTCGGCACCCAGGTCATCAAGACCGCCAACAAGCTGGGGCTGGCCCGCTCGGTGGCGAACGTTAATGTGACGAACGCGCAGCTGGCGTATCGGCGTGCGCGCATTGATCTGATGGCGCAGGTCAAATCGGCCTATTTCGCGGTCCTCGTCGCGCAAGAGAGCGTGATGATCAACGAGGCCCTGGTGCGATTTACCGGTGAGGTCTATCAGATCCAAGATGACAAACTCAAAGGGGGCGTTATTACCCCTTACGAACCGGCGCAACTGCGCAGCCTGGCCGTGCAAGCGCGCACTGCATTGGTGCAGGCGCAAATGAATTACGTCGCCGCGTGGAAATCACTGGCCGTCGTGCTGGGCATGCCAGGCATCCCGCTCGCGCGGCTCGAAGGCAGCGCCGAGATGCCGGTGCCGAAGCTCAGCTATGAAGCGGCCCTGGCACGAATGCTGAACGTGCATCCTGACTTGCAGGCCGCCCGGTTCACGCAAGGTCAGGCTCGCATCCAGCAGCGGCTCGAACGCGTTACGCCGATTCCTGATATCAACGTCTACGGCACGTTTCAGCGCGACTTTACCACTCCCAACGTGCCGCGCACGACATACAACGTGCAGTTCGGCGTCCCGTTGCCGTTGTGGGATCGCAATCGCGGTAACATCCTGTCGGCGCAGGGGAATATCATTCGCACCACCGAGGATATCCGTCGCGTCGAATACGACCTGACGGCGCAATTGGTCGATGCCTTCACGCGCTTCGAGACCAGCCGCATCTTCCTGCAATATAACCGCGAGCAAATTCTGCCCGACCTGACGCGCGCCTACCGTGGCGTGTACATCCGTTATCAGCAGGAAGGGGAAACGGCACGCGGCAAGGCGGGAGCGGTCGGCTTTGGCGACATCATCGTCGCCCAACAGAACCTTACCGGCGGCCTGGCGGCGTATGTGATCCTGTTGAACAACCAGTGGACGGCCGTGGCCGACCTGGCTCGCCTGCTGCAGGTCGAGTCGATCAGCGAATTGAATCTCGGGCTGGGCGACGCGCCCGCAGGCGCAAATCCCTCGGAGCAAGCGCCGAGGTAA